The DNA segment AGATTCTATTGTTGAATTATTCGcccaaaaaaatgtaaatgataaaaaattctgaaaatttCCTTTTAGTTTATCAATTTCCATTAGTTCTATTGAGAAGTTTACCATCTatttggatctttttttttttgaaaaaaatctatCTATTTGGATCTTAAATTATTGATATCAATTCTCGAAAGTTTTTTCCAAATTATTCAGCATCacccataaaaatattttgacttctacatttaaaagtatatattaatcgtctatattgatttttagttcctaaaaactatattttccAGTATAACTATTATATATCCATCCATATCCATAAAAAGACGTatcatgacaaaaaaaagatgtatcatatttataataagaataacaaaaatattcaacaatagtcataatttttttgtcggttaaagtaaatttttataataacctTTATTTGAAAAGCTAGTTAGAATATTTCCAACATCATTTTTTACTGCAAATGAGGTGGAAAATAGAGTAGGAATGAAAtaatgaacaaataaaaaattattattctatttataaagtaatcattttttttgttcactattctattttttactctattttgcAGTAAGTATTGATTGAGGTTGGAAATGATCTACTGGATTTCATAATCCATTTTTTCTCTAACGCTTTTATTGAGTGctcaattttaaatatatacgtATGTCACATATTTGACATTAACTGTTAATTTCAAGACgataccatttttttttaaagaagaaaaatccAGTTTTGATAAGCGACCTAATGATGTTAATTTGTGGTTCTTTGCTTTGTGCGGTTAGGTTCTATTGACAAAACAGCAAAGCGTGTACATAGTAAAGCAGAGGAGGGCTAAACAAACAAGATCTGATCTCTGATCCTAAAACATTATTAGTTTAGATCTGAAACTTCTTGGTTAAACAAGATATAGAAGTCTAGAGAGTCAAGACTTGAGAGTAAATTAGATTAGGGTTCGACATTATAGAACGTGCATGTACTCTTTAGATATGGTGTCTAGTTTGACATTTTATTTAACATGTTTGCATGACTTGGAAAAGTCGATGTGAAAAAAGAGGAGAATctctttttagaaaaattaaatgcGTTTGATTGAAAACGATGGTTGCTCCAGTACTTAGTAGTTAATTAGTAGGAGGAAGCATTCAAGTATGGGTTCCATTTTCACATTTCACTTGCTTCTAAGTAATTTTTCCACCAAAAGTAATTACATTTTGCATGTGCTTTGTTTGAAAGACTACTTCGATATCCTCTCCACATAATAACGCACATATACTATAGTTGTATATATGAGAGCTCTTCAAAATGGTTAAAATTGATTGGGAAGAACATGACTTggatgtgttacaaaaaaaaaaagagcatttTACGAAGTCTGAATCGATCATGTAGTTCTAACGATAATAATGTGGTAAGTTGCAATTtgcaaaatacaaagaaaaagatGTCAAACCACTTGTGCGTTAATAATTTGGAACACTATAAGGGAGAAGACATAAAATGGAGTGCCAAATAGGAGTACCACTACCATGTATGTTTCTGCATTAATACTGTGCCCATACTCACATTTAATTAGGAGTATGCTGATTTTGCGCATGAATTATCAAACGTGACAGAACGGTATAGAAACATGTTAGAAAAGCACGAAGCCTGAAAAACTgcaaaagtttacaaaaaaaactgataacTACAATTCTTGGCATTTATTGtcctttatttttgtaaataggTCTTAGATAagtaataattttcttttctttttgacgaAGATATGTTCGCTGAATTGTTGTGCTAATGCCGTCGTTCATGATCGTCTTTCATGCATATGGAGTAACTGAACATGACactgattcaaaaaaaaaaaattgcttacGAAGTTTTAGAATAATAGTTTTTTACTACATTAAGTACACTTTAATAAAAAAGGAACACAGTCTACAAATAGTTTGAGATGAcattgtctattatcatctaaCCTTTATTCTGCATAATtgatttatcaaaaataattataatttattgcCTCTATATTTGGATTTGGCGATGATAAACCCATGCCCTAAACTTACAACGGACCAGTAAGCGGTCACAAATCTATCGGAAAATTTCGTCCCTATAGCAGAATGTTTGGGTTTCctctttatttattattgtattcAATGATAACTGGTCGGTTTACTGTTACCATAAATGTGTCCACAGGCTCACTTAATGAGGGGTGATGCTTATGAATCTTCAAATCAAAGACATAATGAAGAACCTTTTTCATAGTGAAACGAGATAAAGATCGAGGAACATGCATGATTTCCACATAATTACCTAATTATTTTTCAGCTAAagtatttcttttaatatgtaacaTGCTTCCTTTATTTTTAGTGCACCGTAGcttgtatataaaattttatccaCACAAATTCCTTTTGCTCCTTTTATCAAACGTCGCTATTTGTATCAGTCTACCTATTTGCTTTCATATTGTATCTCCCGCAGacaaacaaaaactttttttttgacaaagataGAACATGAAGATCAAGAGTTTGATGTTGGCTTCCTCTTTTCTGATTCTTGCCTTCATTCATCACTCAGAATCAGCTTCATTTCGGAGTTTGCTGATGAAGAATGTATTGTACGAACAAGAAGAAGCAAAAATTCTATTGGGCGACTCCAAAGAAACGATAACTAATTCTACAGCTTTGGAGTCTAAACGGATAATTCCGACGGGTCCAAATCCACTTCACAACAGGTAAATTTGATCATTTAAGAACAAGATATGTTGTGAGTATGTCTCTTCCTCCTCTGTTTTTGTTACAAGTATCTATCTTACTGTGTAATGTAATGGTGAATGTATAAGACATTTTCTAATTAAATTACCTTATTTATTCCTAATAAGTGCCTTTCACAcatctttgtttgttgtttCAAATTAATTAAGGAAATCATATGATACCTTACCGcaaccaaaaataatatatggttGCTAAGTAAACGAAGGAATTTGTAAATTCAGGTTTGGAGACGAAGATGAGGAAATTGACTCTTACTTGTTCATATTTATAAGTgccttttttttccttctcattGTTGTGTTTTCAGTGTAGATTTTGTAACCTTAATTAATTAAACGATATACCTTTTTAAAGTAATTAAGGTTAGTTCGatatctaaaacgattctataTTATAACAAGAAAAAATCATGTGATATGAAATGGAGGAAATATACTGCATGGCTGGTATTTGGATCATAGTACGAGATCATGTTGAACCATATATATTACATTACTAGTATTTGAATGCATATACATGGTTGTGAACTCAAATaggataatataatatataggaGGAAAGTAATATTTTAATCGTCTGAATTTGTATTCTGTATAGACTGTTGGATATTTTTGGGCAGAACTTTCGCAGATATAATTAAATACACATGTCAGAAGAAATTCACTTAATAGTTAATACTAGTGTCTCCCAACTCCCACCTTGTCCACCCCTCTCTGTTACGAATATTggattaagaaaattttgagtGTTTTGTGACTTTTGTCTCTAACAACGTTCTCTAGATATTTTTCACCTTCTAGTTATCTCATTGTCCAAGAAACCCTAATGTGTTTTGTCTAACACGGATTTGTTTTTAATCCTTTATATGAATGTTTACTAGTTACCACCCATAGATCATACTCGTCATTAATTATCTGGTAATCTAGAgacatttttatttaacaaaacagTGACTCCTTTATCCTTTTCCAACATTCGTAATTAGTGTTCCTCTATCCAACTCTCATTTTGCGGATGAAGAGGAGGAGCTTATTAAAGCAACTCATTTAAGCAACTCAACAGATTATCAGAAACCGTCTTGCTTATCTTGAAGAGCACCGTTAGGCCTTTTCTACTGCACTGTCTAGAAAAATGCTCAGAGAAAGGATTAGACATAAGCTTTATCAGCTGCCTTGTTATCTTCTTTCTCGGCAAAGATCTTCTTATAATGTTTTTTGCTTCAGATTCTCTTATCGTTTTTGTTTCGGTCAGACAAATGTCTTCTCCTTCTGTCCATCCTCTCGAAGTTTAGTGCTCAACACTCCTATTTTACCttctttatgaatttttttactaGAATATACGATTTTAATAGTGATATTCGTCAGATGGATCTAACTTATTGGATAAGAAAATAAGCCTTTGTTAATTGTTTTTTGGAAACACATGTTAAGCAACCAAATTTACAAGATATTGCTAATATAGTTGTGTCGGGTTGGCATCATGAAGCGAACTACTCGGATGATGCAAATGATGGATGAATAGTTATAGTGTGGGATCATGTTTAGTATATCATCACCTACCTCAAGACTACTGAATTTTTGTTGTGTGCCGTTTTTAATCCCAACACCAATCAATCTTTCACCACAGCTTCTTTCTATgcgagaaacaagagagagagagagaggagcgCATTAGTCTCTCGTCTACAATTGTCGAACTCTCCTCATCTCTCCTTACTAAATAATCTCCATGgataacttgtttttttttggggggggggagGGGTTCAAACAGGGGCGAAGCCAGGTTACCCACTATGGGGGCCTGTGCAcccataatatttatttataatgtaatattcatatagaaaaacataaaaatttagtTAGAGCAGGTGGAAAAGTGGTGTTGTGCACCCATACCAAACCCGAGTTCGAAACCACCTTGTGACTTTTTACATGTTGTAATCAATAGTGCACCCACTTAATTAATAACCTGGATTCGCCCCTGGGTTCAAATAGcctggggggggggggaggggttCAAATAGCCTGagcaaaataaccggaaccgaagaaccaaactgaaaccgaaccaaaataccCGAAGCCGGACCAATACTCGaacccgaacggttcctatatttttatatctgaaataactgaaccgaaccgagaatcgaacggatacccgaatatataaaaatattaattatatatacaaataacgtaactaaatatatatttttaatttaaaattcttttaaaagtatctgaaaatagttgaggataactaaattattataaactatccgaactacccgaaagtatccaAATCTATCCGAATAGTTTTattcgaaatatccaaagtaatctgaaatatccaattttttatctaaatcatcctaattatttgatattttaccctaaataagcgatattttatctaaattatccgaactacccgaactatccaaacccgaaccggatccaaatgagaaccggaTTTTTCTGGGTATTTTTTGGTTCgacatttactatccgaaccgaaccaaacccgaaactatccgaaccgaaccgaaataggtCAAGTAGTAAATAGATCCTCTAGCATTTTATCCGAAATACCTGAAACCCGAAATACCCAAATCGAACCAAACCAATACtcgaaatgcccaggcctaggtTCAATCATGTCCTatctatttctaattttttttctcattctccTCCAATATTTTATGTGCAAGGTATAGAAGAGTTTAATGACTGCTTCACCTCAAGGGAAGTGTTTAGTTTCTCTTTTAGAGAATAACAATTTACATGGAGTAATAACTGTGTAACCATTACAAAAGCCCAGAAGCTTGATCTTACATTGGTTAATGAAGCTTGGACAGAGTTATTCCCTGGTTTTGACGCCCATGGGTCACTCTCCGTGTCTTGTTTCTTTCGTTACAATATTCTCTTTGCATCTAGATTATCCCCATATGCTCAGAGAGTCTTAGTTGCCGGATATCAAACCTTCTTCGTCCATGTTTGCATTATACCAACgcttgagaaaagaaaaatctgTTGTGAGGCACTGAATAGAAGGAGTTTCAGCAATATCTAGGCAAGGTCCAAGATGATTTTTCTTGGTTAGAAGAAGTACATAAATCTTCTCCTTCTATTAAGCTTTTCGAAGAGGAACTAGTGAAGTCGACACAGATGTTTTTGGCTGTTAAAGAAGAATCTTTCCTTGGGTAAAAGTCTAGGATTACTTGGTTGAGCGAGGGCAACACCAAGACTTGAGTTTTATATGAATTTGTAAAAGCAAACCTTGTTAGTTATGTAATTCACTTTCTGAGGAATGGAGAAGATCAGAGGATTTTTGACCCATTACTTTTAAAGTACATGTTCATTCAGTAGTATTCCTCTCTACTTGGCACCAAACATCAGTCAGTCACTCCTCTTTATGTGGACGACATTCGAGATGTGTATTTGTTCTGTTGCGGCAGAGAACTTGGTGCCATCTTTATTGTTATTCCATCTCCGAAGCGAATTTTGGATACCATTTGCggtacccaaaaaaaaaaaaagcccgTGACCCAGACGGTTTCAGTGCAAAATTATATACTTCATCATGGAATTTAGTGGAGAACGATGTGATTAATGATGTgtgcaatttttttatttcttcgaATCTGAATCGTCAAGTTAACTCTATTGTCATTGTTCTGATTCAGAAGTTTCCAGGTGCGGATAAGTTTTCAGACTTTCGTTCAATCTGTCTCTTAGATCGTTGCATCCCTACTGAAGAATATTTCCCCATTAGCAGTTCAACAGAACCAAGTGGGTTTCgtcaaagaaatttttttatgttagaATGTTTTGCTGGCCTCTGAACTTGTGTCCGACTTCAATAAGTAACGGTTTCTCAGCGTTGTCTTCAAATAGATATTACAAAAGTCTGTAATAATATCGACTAAAACTTTGTAATGAATATATCAGAAGCTTTAAATCTTTTGGAAGCTTTCACGAATTGGATCAGGGTGTGTATAAAGTCGCCACATTACTAAGTTGTTTTGAATGGTTTGTTTTTACGAGGGGAAAAAGACTTTGTCAAGGATATTTTATTTCCTCTTCACTATTCATCTTAGCAATGGTTATTCTATCCAAACATTTCGATCAAGCGCCTCATGATCAGATGTTCACTCCGCACACGAGATATTTTGATCCTCTTGTCATCCATCTCAGTTTCGCAGATGACATGTTGGTTTCCTTATGGCGAAGAGCAATCATTTGAGGCTATTTTGAGTGTTATACACTTTTTTCAGACAGTTACTAGATTGGGTTTGAATTTGAG comes from the Brassica napus cultivar Da-Ae chromosome A7, Da-Ae, whole genome shotgun sequence genome and includes:
- the LOC106454478 gene encoding CLAVATA3/ESR (CLE)-related protein 19, producing the protein MKIKSLMLASSFLILAFIHHSESASFRSLLMKNVLYEQEEAKILLGDSKETITNSTALESKRIIPTGPNPLHNR